A single genomic interval of Tautonia marina harbors:
- a CDS encoding YqaA family protein, with amino-acid sequence MASHDASVSITAEAAPPVSKWAVHRRMYNWVLSWAETRYGLPVLMAISFIESSVFPIPPDVLLIPLVLAATTRWVRLAFWCTVASVLGGMFGYAIGFAAWETVGTWIVQNLAHVDLVTVEGREDIALPSYLLKSIGAERLGGEYLFQVYDHWNAWIVFIFGLTPLPYKLVTVTAGVAQVNLIVFTLASIASRGLRFFVVAWIIKTWGPPARLFVEKYFNLLAVLFTLLLVGGFAVLKFVL; translated from the coding sequence ATGGCATCGCACGACGCCTCTGTCTCGATCACCGCCGAAGCCGCGCCGCCGGTTTCGAAATGGGCCGTGCACCGGCGGATGTACAACTGGGTCTTGAGCTGGGCGGAAACCCGGTACGGGTTGCCGGTCTTGATGGCGATCTCGTTCATCGAGAGTAGCGTCTTCCCGATCCCGCCGGATGTGTTGCTCATCCCCCTGGTGCTGGCCGCGACCACGCGATGGGTGCGGCTGGCGTTCTGGTGCACGGTCGCGTCGGTGCTGGGCGGGATGTTCGGGTATGCAATCGGCTTCGCGGCCTGGGAAACGGTGGGGACCTGGATTGTCCAGAACCTGGCCCATGTGGACCTGGTGACGGTCGAAGGGCGCGAGGATATTGCGCTGCCGAGTTATCTGCTGAAGTCGATCGGGGCCGAGCGGCTGGGAGGGGAATACCTGTTCCAGGTCTATGACCACTGGAACGCCTGGATCGTGTTCATCTTCGGCCTGACCCCCCTGCCCTACAAGCTCGTGACGGTGACGGCCGGGGTGGCACAGGTGAACCTGATCGTCTTCACGCTGGCCTCGATCGCCTCGCGAGGACTTCGGTTCTTCGTGGTTGCCTGGATCATCAAGACGTGGGGACCGCCGGCGAGGCTTTTCGTTGAGAAATACTTCAACTTGCTCGCGGTCCTGTTCACGCTGCTGCTGGTCGGCGGCTTCGCGGTGTTGAAGTTCGTGCTGTGA
- a CDS encoding ExbD/TolR family protein, with amino-acid sequence MLGDGQNTEEMPFINMTPMVDVMLCLLIFFMVASRLYDWDDLQFTVRVPEVGNAAPLTSAPEDLRLTVIEPGRVAVGAEEYDLEALRDLLEQAQANYDEQGVQIRGDATLSFQDLADVLSVCDASGIRNVSLLVRPEPESAASPDDAP; translated from the coding sequence ATGCTGGGTGATGGACAGAACACCGAGGAGATGCCCTTTATCAACATGACGCCAATGGTGGACGTCATGCTCTGTCTTTTGATCTTCTTCATGGTCGCCTCGCGGCTGTACGATTGGGACGACCTGCAATTTACGGTCCGGGTGCCCGAAGTCGGCAATGCCGCGCCGCTGACCTCGGCCCCCGAGGACCTGAGGTTGACGGTGATCGAACCGGGCCGGGTGGCCGTGGGAGCCGAGGAATACGACCTGGAGGCGCTCCGCGACCTTCTGGAACAGGCCCAGGCAAACTACGACGAGCAAGGGGTACAGATCCGGGGCGACGCGACCCTGAGTTTCCAGGATCTGGCCGATGTGCTGTCGGTCTGCGATGCGTCCGGGATTCGCAACGTCTCGCTCCTGGTGCGACCGGAACCGGAATCCGCAGCGTCTCCGGACGACGCGCCGTGA